From a region of the Mercurialis annua linkage group LG1-X, ddMerAnnu1.2, whole genome shotgun sequence genome:
- the LOC126679507 gene encoding ornithine decarboxylase-like, whose amino-acid sequence MAVLGAPAKNVSPLSKDGSIGFLQSVILEKQENKEPFYVLDLGVVASLMDNWIRTLPMVRPFYAVKCNPDPDLLAALATLGSNFDCASRGEIESVLSLGVSPDRIVYANPCKAESHIKYAATVGVNLTTFDSEEELDKIRKWHPNCDLLIRVKAPEDGGARCPLGPKYGALPEEIVPLLQAAQSSRLKVIGVSFHIGSGATNSRAYHGAIESARSVFETAARFGMPKMNVLNIGGGFTAGSQFEEAAVEIKSAIQAFFPNEPGLQIISEPGRFFAESAFTLATNIIGKRVRGELREYWINDGIYGSMNCILYDHATVTCTPLACISNHSNPTCNGSRMWSSTVFGPTCDALDTVLTDHLLPELHINDWLIFPKMGAYTVAAGSNFNGFNTGAILTYLVHSGSCARI is encoded by the coding sequence atggCTGTGTTGGGTGCACCAGCCAAAAATGTTTCTCCATTGTCAAAAGATGGCTCTATTGGTTTCTTGCAATCAGTCATTTTGgagaaacaagaaaataaagaacctTTTTACGTTCTTGATTTAGGTGTGGTCGCTTCTCTTATGGACAATTGGATCCGAACCCTTCCCATGGTCCGTCCATTCTATGCCGTCAAGTGCAACCCTGACCCGGATCTGCTTGCCGCTTTGGCAACTTTAGGCTCCAATTTCGACTGCGCAAGCCGAGGGGAGATTGAGTCCGTTTTATCTCTCGGAGTTTCGCCTGACAGGATTGTTTATGCAAACCCTTGCAAAGCAGAGTCACATATCAAATACGCTGCTACAGTTGGTGTCAATCTGACGACATTCGACTCCGAAGAAGAACTTGACAAGATCCGAAAATGGCACCCGAATTGTGATTTACTAATCCGGGTCAAAGCTCCGGAAGATGGTGGGGCCCGTTGTCCACTGGGCCCTAAATACGGCGCACTTCCTGAAGAAATTGTTCCTCTTCTACAAGCCGCTCAATCTTCAAGGCTCAAAGTTATCGGCGTTTCCTTCCATATAGGAAGCGGCGCCACCAATTCACGCGCATATCACGGCGCCATAGAGTCGGCTAGAAGCGTGTTTGAAACCGCCGCTCGATTCGGAATGCCGAAAATGAACGTGCTAAACATTGGCGGCGGCTTCACCGCTGGCTCGCAATTTGAGGAAGCAGCTGTAGAAATCAAATCAGCGATCCAGGCTTTTTTCCCAAATGAACCTGGTTTGCAAATCATTTCTGAGCCGGGCCGGTTCTTTGCAGAGTCAGCCTTCACATTAGCCACAAATATTATTGGAAAGAGAGTTAGGGGAGAATTAAGAGAGTATTGGATTAACGACGGTATTTATGGATCCATGAATTGTATTTTATATGATCATGCAACGGTTACCTGTACTCCTCTTGCTTGTATTTCGAATCATTCAAACCCTACTTGCAACGGGTCGAGGATGTGGAGCTCTACCGTTTTTGGCCCGACTTGTGATGCGCTCGATACGGTTTTGACGGATCATCTATTACCGGAATTGCACATCAATGACTGGCTTATATTTCCAAAAATGGGGGCTTATACTGTGGCTGCTGGGTCAAACTTTAATGGGTTTAACACTGGAGCGATTTTGACTTACCTGGTCCATTCTGGTTCATGTGCTAGAATATAA
- the LOC126657714 gene encoding uncharacterized protein LOC126657714, which produces METLSSAASIVSSSSSSSSISFFSPKKNNTLPVRFLRIHSSSKKNENEFDNRSVSNESSIVPFFNNPTLSKDDAMGIVLSAASVRGWTTGSGMEGPSVPAGADGSSTENISTLPWSLFTKSPRRRMRVAFTCNVCGQRTTRAINPHAYTDGTVFVQCCGCNVFHKLVDNLNLFHEMKCYVNPSFNYRDSKWDVGFKLFDMDDGDEGNENDDRDDVYPI; this is translated from the exons ATGGAAACTCTGAGCTCAGCAGCTTCGATCGTATCTTCTTCCTCATCATCTTCTTCGATTTCATTTTTTTCGCCGAAGAAAAATAATACTCTACCTGTCAGATTCCTCCGTATCCATTCTTCTTCCAAAA AGAATGAAAACGAGTTTGATAACCGATCTGTCTCGAACGAGTCAAGCATCGTTCCTTTCTTTAACAACCCCACCCTCTCTAag GACGATGCGATGGGAATTGTTCTGAGCGCAGCCTCTGTTAGAGGATGGACTACAGGCTCCGGTATGGAAGGCCCCTCTGTTCCCGCAGGCGCTGACGGGTCCAGTACGGAGAACATATCTACGTTACCATGGTCTCTCTTCACCAAATCGCCACGTAGGCGAATGCGCGTGGCTTTTACTTGTAACGTTTGCGGTCAAAGGACTACTCGCGCTATCAATCCACATGCCTATACGGACGGCACCGTTTTTGTTCAG TGCTGTGGATGCAATGTGTTTCATAAGCTAGTCGATAATTTGAACCTGTTTCATGAAATGAAGTGCTATGTGAACCCTAGCTTTAATTATAGAGATTCAAAATGGGACGTCGGATTCAAGTTGTTCGATATGGATGATGGCGATGAGGGAAATGAAAATGATGATAGAGATGATGTGTATCCAATATAA
- the LOC126686569 gene encoding plastocyanin, producing the protein MATVTSAAVAIPSFTGLKAANGTSSKVNASAKVAATPFPKMSIKASMKEIGVAVAATAASALLASNAMALDVLLGSDDGGLAFVPNNFSIASGEKIVFKNNAGFPHNIVFDEDEIPSGVDASKISMDEADLLNAPGETYAVTLTEKGTYSFYCSPHQGAGMVGKVTVN; encoded by the coding sequence ATGGCCACCGTAACCTCTGCAGCTGTTGCTATCCCATCTTTCACCGGCCTAAAGGCCGCCAATGGAACCTCTTCCAAGGTAAATGCTAGCGCCAAGGTCGCAGCCACACCGTTCCCAAAGATGAGCATCAAGGCTTCAATGAAAGAAATTGGTGTCGCTGTTGCAGCCACCGCAGCAAGTGCTTTGCTTGCAAGCAACGCTATGGCTCTTGATGTGTTGCTCGGAAGTGATGACGGAGGATTGGCTTTTGTTCCAAACAACTTCTCTATAGCTTCTGGAGAAAAGATTGTGTTCAAGAACAATGCTGGTTTCCCCCACAACATTGTTTTCGACGAGGATGAAATTCCGAGTGGAGTTGATGCAAGCAAAATCTCCATGGACGAAGCTGATCTCCTCAACGCCCCTGGAGAGACTTATGCTGTTACCTTGACTGAGAAAGGGACTTACAGTTTCTACTGTTCCCCTCACCAGGGAGCTGGCATGGTCGGAAAAGTGACCGTTAACTAA